GAGCCGGTACAAGACGTACCTGGAACAGCTCGGCATCACCTATCCGACAGTGCGCCCAGCGATGTAAGCGAGGCAGGACGGCCGGGCCCGGAGCCCGGCCCACCGTGACCGATGGAGCGAAGGGGCTTCAGCCCCTTCGTCAGCCGATGAAGAGCGCGTCGTCCTCGTCGCGACCCGATGGGCGACGACGCGTCGTGCGGCCCTTCCTGATCGATCCAACGGCGGCACGCACGGCCGACGCCAGCGCCATGCCCTCGCGCGCGGGGGCGACGACGGCGTTCTGCACGACGGCCAGCGTCTGATCCAGGCGCCGCGCCGCCGACGTGACGGCCACGTCGGCCTTCTCGGCCTGCTGGACGGCCAGCGCGGACAGGCGCGTGGCGTCGGCGCCGATGACCTTCAGCTGCTCGACGAGCGGCTGCACCTGATCGACGAGCGGCTCGACCTTCTCCTGCAGGCGCTTCTCGACGCTCGCCAGCCGGGCCTGCACCCTGCGCGCCGCAATCGCCCCGGCCACGATCGCTCCGACCTGCACGAACGCCATGACGAGCGTCGACACCGCGATGATGGCAAGCCAGACGTTGGAATCGTTCATCTGTGTGTCTCTACAGTCGTTCGGCGTCGGCAACCGGCAATCGGCAAGCCGGCAACCGCAAGGCTGCCGCGAGGGTGATGTTCGGTTGCCGGTTGCCCATTGCCGGTTGCCGGCGCTGTCAGAAGATACTCACCTTGACGTTGAGGTACTTCTTCGGATCTTTCTTGATCTCCGCCAGGAGGCTGCGCAGTTCCGTCGCGGCGGCGTTCATGTTGTCGTAGAGTTGCTTGTCCTGCAGCAGCCGACCCGCCGTGCCTTCACCACTGTTGAGCGAGGTCATCAGCGTGTCCAGGCGCTGCACGACGGAGTCCAGTCGATTATAGAGCGCGTTGTCGGTCAGGAGCTTCCCCGCGGTGCCCTCGCCGTTGCGCAGACCTGCGCTGACGGCCCGCAGGTTCTCCGTGGTGCTCGAGAGCGACTTCGCGAGCGCATCGTCTTTCAGCAGCGTTCCCAGGGAGCCCTTGCCGGCCGCGATCTCGCTGGTCACCTGGTCGAGATTGGCGAGTGCACGCTCGAGGTTGCGCGCCGACGCGGCGTCGTTGAGCAGCGTGCCCGCGGGCCCCTTCGCCTGACGGATCGACAGGAGGACGTCGTTGGCCGACCGCACCACGGTGCTCAACTGGTCGTAGAGTTCGTCGCGCGTGAACATCTTCCCGACGGCGCCCTTCCCCGCCCTGACGTCCTCGATGAGCGCGGCCGCCTGCGCGAGCGTCTCGGTGGCGTTCTCCGCCACGTCGGCGATCTGCCCCGGCGTCTTCGCCGAGCGGATGTAGGCCCAGTCCTCGAGCGGCGTCCCCTGCAGCGACGGCGTGATGTCGACAGCCCCCTCGCCGAGCAGGCTCACCGATCCCACCTGCGCGAGCGAGTGCTCGGTGATCTTGTTCTTCACATCGGGACGGATCCGCAGCACCACCTCGACGACGGCGCCATCGAGGTAGACCTCATCGACGGCACCGACGTTGACGCCGGCGAGCCTGACGAGCGACCCCGACTGGAGGCCCGCGGCGTTGGGGAAGCGCGTCTTGAGGTGATACCGGCCCGAGAACAGGCCTGCATCACCGCCGACGGCGAAAATCAGCATCGTCGCGAGCACGAACGCGGCGACGGCGAGGATGCCGATCTTGAGCTGGGACCAGGCAAGAGAGCGTGTACGTGGCATCGGATCAACTCAGGAACAAACGGAGGTACGGGTCGGTCGACGCGCGCAACTCGCGCGCCGTGCCCTCGAAGTGCACCAGCCCATCACGGAGCATCACGAACTCGGCCTGCTCCAGTTTCTCGGGCGTGGCAGGGACGATGTCGACCCTGCCGTCGTCGCGGCGCACGGCCATCTTCTCGGTCACCCAGAACGCGTCGCGCAACTGGTGCGTCACCATGATGGAACTCACGCCCTCGATGTCGCGCAGCTTCACGATTTCGTCGTCGATCGTGATCGACGTGATCGGGTCGAGGCCGGTCGTCGGTTCGTCGTAGAGCAGGATGCGCGGCTGGAACGTCATCGCACGCGCGATGGCGACGCGCCGGCGCTGGCCGCCCGAGAGCTGCGACGGCATCTTGTCGATGTGCTCCTCGAGTTCCACCCAGCCGAGCACGTCCTCCACGCGCTTGTGGACGTCTTCGAGCGGCGTGTCGGTCTCCTCGTACAGCTTGTAGCCGACATTCTCGCGCACCGTCAGGGAGTCGAAGAGCGCGCCTTCCTGGAACACCATCCCCACATCGTCGCGCACCTTCATCATGTCGGTTTCCTTGAGCTCGTCGATGCGCACGCCATTGACCCAGATCTTGCCGGCCTGGGGCTTCAGGAGCCCGAGGATCAGCTTGAGGATCGTGCTCTTGCCGGCGCCGCTCGCTCCGAGGAACACCTTGGTGTAGCCCGCGCGCAGTTGGAAGCTGACGTCCTTGAGGATGACGTTGTCGCCGAACGCGAGGAAGACGTGCTCGAAGACGATGATCGGCTCGCCGGGCGTCTTCACGCGCGACAGCCGCGTCTCGAGTGGCGTGGGCGTCCCCATGGCTCAGTACAGGAGGCTGATCAACAGCTTGGTGATGATGAAATCGATCACGAGCACCGCGACCGATCCCGCGACGACGGCCTGCGTGGTGCTGCGGCCGACCCCCTGCGTGCCGCCCGTCGTGCGCATGCCCACGAAACACGCGATGCTCACGAGCGCGAACCCGAGGAACACCGGCTTGATGAGCCCCATCCAGATGTCCTGGATGTACAGGCCCATGACCACCGAGTTCCAGTAGACGCTCGACGCCACGTGCAGCTGCGTGACGGTGGTGACCCACGCGCCGACGATGCCGACGAAGTCCGAGATGATGGTGAGAATCGGCACCATGATGACGCCGGCGATCACGCGCGGCAGCGCCAGCTTCCGCAGCGGGTCGGTCCCGAGCGCGCGCAGCGCGTTGAGCTGGTCGGTCACGGCCATCGACCCGAGTTCGGCGGCGATGCCGGAGCCCACGCGACCGGTGACCATCAGCGCCGTCAGCACCGGACCGAGTTCCTTGATCATCGACGCGCTCACCAGCCGCCCGACGACGGACCGCGCGCCGAACTGATCGAGCGTCATCCCCGACTGCAGCGCCAGCACGGCGCCCGTGAACCCGCCCGTCAACAGGACCACCGTCAACGACCCCACGCCGATGGCGTCGAGTTGCTCGACGATGTCGCGGATGTAGATGGGCCGGCTCGTGAGCGCGCGGCCGAGCGCCGCGCACATCCTCACGTACTCCTGCACCTCGAAGAACGCCTTCTTCGCCCCGCCCGTCGTCTTCTCCCAGAATGTCAGGATGATCACGCGCCAGGCGCCTCCACGCCTGCCAGCGCCAGTCCGGGACGACGCAGGGTCCTGATCTGATCGCGGAGCGTTGCCGCCTTCTCGAATTCGAGGTTGGCGGCCGCCGCACGCATCTCGCCTTCGAGACGCGCGATGTGGGCGACCCGTTCGCCTTCGTTGCGGAATGCGAGCGTCCCGCGCTCGACGGGCACCGTCAGGTAGTCCTGCTCCTCCACCGCGCCCATGCCCTCGTCGATCGCCCGACGCACGCTGGTGGGCGTGATGCCGTGCGTCTCGTTGTAGGCCACCTGCACCTCACGACGCCTGTTGGTCTCGTCGAGGCAGCGGCGCATCGAGTCCGTGGTGGCGTCGGCGTAGAAGATCGCCCGTCCGTCCACGTGCCGCGCCGCGCGCCCTACCGTCTGGATGAGCGAGCCCGCGGAACGAAGGAAGCCTTCCTTGTCGGCGTCCAGCACGGCCACGAGCGACACTTCGGGAAGATCGAGCCCTTCACGCAGCAGGTTGATGCCGATGAGGACGTCGAAGGCGCCGCGACGCAGGTCGCGCAGGATCTCGATGCGTTCGAGCGTGTCGATGTCGCTGTGCAGATAGCGGACGCGCACGCCCAGCTCGTGGTAGTACTGCGTGAGATCCTCGGCCATCCGCTTGGTGAGCGTGGTGACGAGCACGCGCTCGCCACGCTCGACGCGCAGGCGAATCTCGCCCAGCAGGTCGTCCACCTGGCCGCGTACCGGACGGATGTCGATCGGCGGATCGAGCAGGCCCGTCGGACGCACGATCTGCTCCACCACCACGCCGGCCGACGATGTCAGCTCGTAGGGGCCCGGCGTGGCGCTCACGAAGATCTGCTGCCCGACGCGCGCCTTCCACTCGTCGAAGTTCAACGGCCTGTTGTCGAGCGCCGACGGCAGACGGAACCCGTACTCGACGAGCACGTCCTTGCGCGCGCGGTCCCCCGCGTACATGCCGCGCACCTGCGGGATCGTCTGATGGCTCTCGTCGACGATCGTGAGCGCGTCCTCGGGCAGGTAGTCGAGCAGCGTCGGCGGCGGCGCGCCAGGCGCGCGGCCCGTGAGGTGTCGCGCGTAGTTCTCGATGCCGTGGCAGTACCCGATCTCCTGCATCATCGCCAGGTCGAACATCGTGCGCTGGTGCAGGCGCTGCGCCTCGAGCAGGCGCCCCTCCTGTTCGAGCTGCGTGCGACGTTCGACCAGTTCCGCCTTGATGGTCTCGATCGCGAGCTTCGTGCGATCGCGCGACGTGACGAAGTGGCTCTTCGGGTAGATGGATACCCTGTCGTGCCGCCTCACGGTGCCGCCCGTCAACGGATCGATCGTCGCGATCTCGTCGATTTCGTCGCCGAACAGCTCGATGCGGATCGCGTGCTCGTCGTACGACGGGTAGACCTCGATCACGTCCCCGCGCACGCGAAAGGTGCCGCGTGCGAAGTCGGCGTCGTTGCGCTCGTACTGGATCTCCACCAGCGTGCGGAGGATCGCCTCGCGCGCGATGGCCTGCCCGCGTTCGAGCGGCAGCTTCAGCCCGTAGTAGGCCTCCGGCGATCCGAGACCGTAGATGCACGAGACGCTGGACACGATGATGACGTCGCGCCGCTCGAAGAGCGATCGCGTGGCCGAGAGGCGCATGCGATCGATCTCCTCGTTGATGATCGCCTCCTTCTCGATGTACGAGTCCGTGGCCGGCATGTAGGCCTCGGGCTGGTAGTAGTCGTAGTAGGACACGAAGTACTCGACGGCGTTGTGCGGGAAGAAGCGCCGGAACTCCTGGTAGAGCTGCGCGGCAAGCGTCTTGTTGTGCACCATGACCAGCGCCGGGCGATTCACGCGCGCGATGGTCTGGGCCATCGTGAACGTCTTGCCCGACCCCGTCACGCCCAGCAGCGTCTGGAACCGGTCGCCGCGTTCGAGGCCGCTGACCAGTTCGTCGATCGCCCGTGGCTGGTCGCCTCGGAGTTCGAAGGACGAGACCAGTTCAAAGCGATCGGATGTGGATGGCATGAGGGCGAAGGCGCAACGAATCCTGCGGATCGTACCACCCTCCGCACATCACGCGGCCGCCGAAGACGGCAAGCGCCGCTTACTCGGGACGGGCCGCGATCGACTCCTGACGCAGGAGCGCGAAGTACCCCTTGCGAGTGCGGATCCGGGCCGACTTGAGGTCCGTCCGGTTGAGCCGCACGTCGAGCGTGCGCCAGGTGCCGTCGTTGGCCTGATTGCTCGACACGTAGCCGAGGAGGTACCGGCCGTCCACGTCGGCCTGGATCTGCCGGTAGGCCTGATCGATGTCCTGTCGCGAGGTCGGGAAGAAGGCCAGGCCGCCTGTCGCCTCGGCAAGCTGCGTGAGCCGCATGCGCTGTTCGAGCTTCTCGCGCGAGCCCTGTCGCTCCAGGAATCCCACCACGTACACGGTGACGTCCGACGCCTTGAGGGCCGTCAGCGCATCACTGAACGACATGACGCTGCGCGTGTCACCCCCGTCGGTATACGCCACGACGACCTTCTCGCCGGACTGGAACGCCGTGCCCTCGAGATACACGCCGAGCGCATCGTAGAGCGCCGTCCAGCCGTCGGGCTTGCGCGTGCGCAGGCGCTCCACGAACCGCGGGAAGTCGGCCGCGCCGAAGCGGGCCACGCGGACCTCGGTGTCGAAGTCCACCAGCGTGATGTCCTCGGCGCGCTGGAGCATGTTGCAGAACTTGACGGCGGCGCTTCGCGCCATCGCCAGATCCGTCGCCATGCTGCCCGAGGTGTCGAACAGGAGTCCGATGTGGAGCGGCGGCCGATCGTCGGCCACGTCCGCCGCGTCGACGCCCTCGCCGGGCCCACCCGTGGCAAACAGCCGGAGTTCCTGTGGTCGGCCGTCCTCGAAGATCGTGAAATCCTCGCGCGCAAGCGTGGCCACCGGCTGGCCGGCCTTGTCGACCACGGCCACGCCGACCCGCACGGTCTCGACGCCGCTGCGGAAAATCTCCTGCGCCATCACCGGCGCAGACCAGGCCCACATGAGTAGTGCTGCCGCCGTCACGAGACGCGCCATGCCATCCCCCGTCGCCACCGGTCCGTCCCCGTGGCGCGCGCCGCGCGGCCGGAGACGGCTCCCTTCGGAAATCCCGCTCAGGATACACCCACACGATGGGGATGCGGACTCCCGCGAGGTCGGGGCGTATACTTGTGGTTTGGCCCGTGGGGGTCGCCGCATGGCACGCTCCCGCTCACACGCATGAAGTGCCTGGCCGTCTGTCAGACCGACCTCGTGATGCGCGCGCTCCACGCCGCGCTCGGCTCGACCTTCGACGTCGAGTTCCTTGTCGACAACCGGCAACTCGCGCGACGCCTCGGCGAGGAGGGCCTGAAGATCACGGCGGCCGACTGCTCGCGCTGCGACTCTTACGTCAAGGCCGACCTGGCCCCGAGCACCTGCGTCATCATCGAGGACACCGGCAAGCGGAGCATCAAGCGCCTCATCAGTGCGGTGCGCGACGCCGGCGGGACCCTGACCTACGTCGTCTCCACGGGCGCCAGCACGAAGCGGGCAGACGAGGCCAAGACCGCCTTTCCCGACATCTTCACGCTGACGCTCGGTGACCTGCTGGGGCCGCAGCTGCACGGCGAACTCGAACGCAGCGCGACACGCGCGCGCGTGCTGCAGTACCAGCGCTTCTTTGCCGACGCCGACCGTGTCCTGATCCTGCTGCACAACGAGCCGGACCCCGACGCGATGGCTGCAGGACTCGCGTTGCGGAACCTGCTCCGCCGCACGAAGACCACGGCGATCATCGGCGCCATCCACGGCGTGAGCCGCCCGGAGAACGTGCGCATGGCGCACCTGCTCGACATCCAGGTCGAGAAGGTGACGCCGGATCAGTTCGCGAGCTTCGGCCGCGTGGCCACCGTGGACGTGCAACCGCACTACTTCGGCGGCCAGCTCCCACACGTGGATATGGTGGTGGACCACCATCCGGAGCAACCGGGCTACAGCGCGGTGTTCAAGGACATCCGCGCCGACTACGGGTCGACGTGCACGATCCTCACCGAGCACCTGCGCGCCGTGGACATGAACGTCTCCGAGCGCGTGGCAACGGCGATGCTGTACGCGATCAAGTCCGACACGCTGTTCTTCGCGCGCCACACGAACCGGCAGGACCTCGACGCGTTCACCTACCTCTATCCGCTGGCCGATGCCGCGCTGATCCGCAAGATGGAAGGCGCCGACATCACGCTGGAGCGCCTGCACACGGTGGTCAAGGGACTCGCCGCGAGCGACATGCGCGGCGACCTGTTCTTCGCGAGCCTGGACGAGGTGCCGCGCGAGGACTTCATCACCTACACCGCCGACTTCTTCCTCCAGGTCGAGGACACCAAGTGGACGTTCGTCACCGGCATCGTCAACGACATGCTGGTGCTGTCGGTGCGCAACCTCGGGTACTCACGCAACGCCGGTGAGTTCGTGCGCAGGTACTTCGGCGACATCGGCAGCGCCGGCGGTCACCGTGCGATGGCCAAGGCCGTCGTCCCCTTCGCCGCCTTCGCCAAGCGCCACGGTGCCAGAACGCCCGCCCAGATCAACGCCGCCGTGGCCGCCATGGCCGAGCAGTTCATTCACGACACGCCCGCCGGCAAGAAGGACGAACAGAGCAAGAAGGAAGAACCGAAGGCCGCACTCGTCCCGTGAACGGCGCTACCCCAACGCCTGGTCGACGTCGGCGACGAGATCGTCGACCCCTTCTATTCCCACAGACAGCCTGACCATGCCGCGTGTCACGCCGGCACGCGCGAGTTGATCGTCAGTCCAGCCGTACTGCGACGACAACACCGGCAGGCTGCACAGGCTCTCGACGCCGCCGAGGCTCGCCGCGCGCTTGAAGACGGTGAGGCGATCGAAGAACCGCGCGGCAGCGTCGAAGCCACCCGCGAGATCGAGCGTGACCATGCCCCCGAATCCGCGCATCTGCGCGGCGGCAATGGCGTGATCCGGATGACTCGCGAGACCGGGATACGACACGGCGGCCACGCGCGCGTCGCCCTCGAACGCCCGCGCGAGCGCCAGTGCGTTGGCGTTGTGCCGCTCCATGCGCACGTCGAGCGTCTTGAGGCCGCGAGCCACGAGTGAGGCGGCGCCGGGATCCATCAGCGCGCCCACCAGCTTGCGTCCAGGCAGGAGACCGTCGATCAGAACGCGCGAGCCCATCACGGCCCCGCCCGTCACGTCGCTGTGTCCGTTCAGGTACTTGGTGACGCTGTGCATCACCAGGTCCACGCCGAGCCTGAGCGGGCGCTGGTTGTACGGGGTGGCGAACGTGTTGTCGATCACCGACGTCACGCCGGCCGCACGACACGCCGCCGCCACGCGTGCGATGTCGAGACACCGCAGCGTCGGATTGATCGGCGACTCGAACCACACCAGCCGCGTCTGCGGTCCGATGACGAACGTCGGATCGCGCATCTGGTCCAGTTCCACGAACCGCGTCGTGACGCCGAACCGCGTCAGGAACGACTGCAGCAGGTGGAGCGTGCCGCCGTAGATGGCCGCGCTGCACACCACCTCGTCGCCCGCAGACACGAGGCTCATGATGGTCGTCGCCACGGCGCCCATCCCCGACGAGAAGACCATCGCGGCTTCGGCGTCTTCGGCTTCAGCCAGCTTCATCTCGAGCGACCGCAGCGACGGGTTGTCGTACCGCGTGTAGAAATAGCGATCGGTGCCGCCCTCGATGTAGGCCTGCACATCGCGCGTCGACTCGAAGACGAACGTGGTCGTCTCGTAGACGGGCGTCGTGAGCGGACACGCCCCCGGCATCGCCCCTTCGGCCGTGTGGATCAGACGTGTGGAAAGCGCCGGACGAGTCATGTCAGCGGGAGATCGTCCCCAGGGGCGATGGGTGCGAGGGGAGGCTGATCCAGCCCCTCCGCGCTGCCACCGATGACCGGGACGATGAACTGGGCGTACGCGTCGTCGTAGCCGCGGCGGACGAGCTCGTCGAGGACGGCGTGCCGATCGGATCGGGCGTCGCGCGTGCCAGCCATGTCGAAGGGGCCGAGCGGATTGTGCACGGGCTGCACGTGATACACGGTCGTGAAGCGATCGAAGAACGCCGTGGCGCCGTCGCGCACGCTGGCGCTCTCGTGCGCGGCGATGGCCTGCCCGAGCCAGGCGCGCGGCGAGGCGCGGCGCGCGGTGAGGCCGTGCGGCCCAGGCAGGGGCGACGCGGCACTCACGAGAATCACCTGCTCCGCTCCCGCGGCCGAGACTTCTTCCAGCAGGCGGATCAGCGACTCGGGTCGATCGGTGACCATGTGCGTCTCGCCGCGCCAGGCGCTATCAAGCGGGAACGTCAGCGCGTGCGGCTCGGCGGCGAGCGGCACGGCGAGCGACGCGCTGAGGCCGTCCATGGCGAGATCGCGGCCCGCGCCGAGCAGGTCGATCACTTCCGCGACGCGCACGCCCGCCGCATCCTCGGTGAAGAAGCGGCGCCGCCACGGTTCCTGCAGCGCGGCGAAGACGAGATCACGGCGCGCATCGAGGTCGTGCGCCACCACCAGCAGTTCCGCGGAGCCGGGCTGACCGAGCCCGTCGGCGATCATCTCCACGTAGCGGCGACTGAGCTCGCGGCGATCCGTGGTCCGCGAGCCGCCCGCGGCGGGTCCGGTCCAGAGCGCCTGCGCGAAGTGCGCCACCGCGCGATGGGCATCGAGTGGTGCCCCGAGCGCGATCCACCACGGCGGACCATCCCAGCCACGGCGGCCCTGTCCGCGCGTGCGCAACACGTATTCGCCGGCGAGGAACAGCGCCGCCGCCAGCAGCGACAGCACCGCCACACGCGGGATCACCTGCGCGAAGAGCGTGTGGCTGAACGTGGCGGCAATCGTCTGGACGAAGAGTGCCGCGATGCGCCCGTCGCGATCGAGCCCCGTCAACTGGACGGCATACGCGAGCGGGTACAGCAGCATCGCCAGGACCTGCACCAGCACCGGAATGGCGAGCACGCAGAAGGACGCGGCGAGGGCCCAGCCGAGCACGCGCCACGACAGGCGCCAGCCGTACAAGGCCGCGGGGCGCGCGCCGCTCCAGGCGCCGGACGGCTGCCACAATCGCGTGCCACCGTCGATGGCCGCGAGCATCGCACTCACGGCACCCATGCCGCGGCCGGCCACGAGGTCGACCTTCACGCCCGCTTCGGCGAGCGCCTTCATGACGCCGGCGTGATAGGCACCCGCCGATCCCGTGCCCGTGAACACGAGTGCCGTGCGCAGGCGCGGCGCGTAGGGCGGACTAGTCGTGGATGGTGACGAGTTTGACGAGCTCGAAGATTCGCTGGCCATTGGGGGTGGGCACGGTGACATCGTCGCCCTCTTCCTTGCCGAGCAGGGCGCGGCCGATCGGGGATGCCGTCGAAATCAGTCCCTTGGCGGCATCGGCGTCTTCGGGCATCACGAGCTGATACACGACCGTCTCGCCGTTCTCGCGCAGCGTCACCGTGGAGCCGAACGCCACACGGCCCTGCGGGATCTTGTCGAGGTTGATCAGCGAGATGTCGGCCATGCGCTTCTTCAGCATGCCGATGCGCGCCTGCAGGAACGTCTGGCGTTCCTTGGCGGCCTGGTACTCGGCGTTCTCGCGCAGGTCGCCGAGCTCTCGGGCACGCTGGATCTCCTTCGGGAGCTCGGTCTTGAGCTCACGATCCAGAGCGGAGATCTCGTCCTCGAACTTGCGGAGCAACTGCGCTTTGACTTCTAACACTGCGGCGATCCAGGCGATGGCATGGCGGGTCCACGCAGGCCCACCATGAGCCTGCCAGCCCGCGTCAGTTGGGCCAAGCGACGCCGAAATCTTACCATAGGGGTTCGCGCGATCCGCGCGGGCCAACCATGACCGATCCCACGATCACCAGCCGCCGACACCCGGTCGTCGCGCGGTGCCGAGACGCCGCCGACGGCCATGCCGGCGAGCACCTGCTCGATGGTCCACACCTGGTGACCGACGCCCTTGCCGCGGCGCTCCCGCTGGCGTTCGTGCTGGTTGCCGAAGGTGCCGACGCGCGACAGGAGACCG
This genomic interval from Acidobacteriota bacterium contains the following:
- a CDS encoding MCE family protein, with protein sequence MPRTRSLAWSQLKIGILAVAAFVLATMLIFAVGGDAGLFSGRYHLKTRFPNAAGLQSGSLVRLAGVNVGAVDEVYLDGAVVEVVLRIRPDVKNKITEHSLAQVGSVSLLGEGAVDITPSLQGTPLEDWAYIRSAKTPGQIADVAENATETLAQAAALIEDVRAGKGAVGKMFTRDELYDQLSTVVRSANDVLLSIRQAKGPAGTLLNDAASARNLERALANLDQVTSEIAAGKGSLGTLLKDDALAKSLSSTTENLRAVSAGLRNGEGTAGKLLTDNALYNRLDSVVQRLDTLMTSLNSGEGTAGRLLQDKQLYDNMNAAATELRSLLAEIKKDPKKYLNVKVSIF
- a CDS encoding ATP-binding cassette domain-containing protein: MGTPTPLETRLSRVKTPGEPIIVFEHVFLAFGDNVILKDVSFQLRAGYTKVFLGASGAGKSTILKLILGLLKPQAGKIWVNGVRIDELKETDMMKVRDDVGMVFQEGALFDSLTVRENVGYKLYEETDTPLEDVHKRVEDVLGWVELEEHIDKMPSQLSGGQRRRVAIARAMTFQPRILLYDEPTTGLDPITSITIDDEIVKLRDIEGVSSIMVTHQLRDAFWVTEKMAVRRDDGRVDIVPATPEKLEQAEFVMLRDGLVHFEGTARELRASTDPYLRLFLS
- a CDS encoding ABC transporter permease is translated as MCAALGRALTSRPIYIRDIVEQLDAIGVGSLTVVLLTGGFTGAVLALQSGMTLDQFGARSVVGRLVSASMIKELGPVLTALMVTGRVGSGIAAELGSMAVTDQLNALRALGTDPLRKLALPRVIAGVIMVPILTIISDFVGIVGAWVTTVTQLHVASSVYWNSVVMGLYIQDIWMGLIKPVFLGFALVSIACFVGMRTTGGTQGVGRSTTQAVVAGSVAVLVIDFIITKLLISLLY
- the uvrB gene encoding excinuclease ABC subunit UvrB; amino-acid sequence: MPSTSDRFELVSSFELRGDQPRAIDELVSGLERGDRFQTLLGVTGSGKTFTMAQTIARVNRPALVMVHNKTLAAQLYQEFRRFFPHNAVEYFVSYYDYYQPEAYMPATDSYIEKEAIINEEIDRMRLSATRSLFERRDVIIVSSVSCIYGLGSPEAYYGLKLPLERGQAIAREAILRTLVEIQYERNDADFARGTFRVRGDVIEVYPSYDEHAIRIELFGDEIDEIATIDPLTGGTVRRHDRVSIYPKSHFVTSRDRTKLAIETIKAELVERRTQLEQEGRLLEAQRLHQRTMFDLAMMQEIGYCHGIENYARHLTGRAPGAPPPTLLDYLPEDALTIVDESHQTIPQVRGMYAGDRARKDVLVEYGFRLPSALDNRPLNFDEWKARVGQQIFVSATPGPYELTSSAGVVVEQIVRPTGLLDPPIDIRPVRGQVDDLLGEIRLRVERGERVLVTTLTKRMAEDLTQYYHELGVRVRYLHSDIDTLERIEILRDLRRGAFDVLIGINLLREGLDLPEVSLVAVLDADKEGFLRSAGSLIQTVGRAARHVDGRAIFYADATTDSMRRCLDETNRRREVQVAYNETHGITPTSVRRAIDEGMGAVEEQDYLTVPVERGTLAFRNEGERVAHIARLEGEMRAAAANLEFEKAATLRDQIRTLRRPGLALAGVEAPGA
- a CDS encoding VWA domain-containing protein, with product MARLVTAAALLMWAWSAPVMAQEIFRSGVETVRVGVAVVDKAGQPVATLAREDFTIFEDGRPQELRLFATGGPGEGVDAADVADDRPPLHIGLLFDTSGSMATDLAMARSAAVKFCNMLQRAEDITLVDFDTEVRVARFGAADFPRFVERLRTRKPDGWTALYDALGVYLEGTAFQSGEKVVVAYTDGGDTRSVMSFSDALTALKASDVTVYVVGFLERQGSREKLEQRMRLTQLAEATGGLAFFPTSRQDIDQAYRQIQADVDGRYLLGYVSSNQANDGTWRTLDVRLNRTDLKSARIRTRKGYFALLRQESIAARPE
- a CDS encoding DHH family phosphoesterase; the protein is MKCLAVCQTDLVMRALHAALGSTFDVEFLVDNRQLARRLGEEGLKITAADCSRCDSYVKADLAPSTCVIIEDTGKRSIKRLISAVRDAGGTLTYVVSTGASTKRADEAKTAFPDIFTLTLGDLLGPQLHGELERSATRARVLQYQRFFADADRVLILLHNEPDPDAMAAGLALRNLLRRTKTTAIIGAIHGVSRPENVRMAHLLDIQVEKVTPDQFASFGRVATVDVQPHYFGGQLPHVDMVVDHHPEQPGYSAVFKDIRADYGSTCTILTEHLRAVDMNVSERVATAMLYAIKSDTLFFARHTNRQDLDAFTYLYPLADAALIRKMEGADITLERLHTVVKGLAASDMRGDLFFASLDEVPREDFITYTADFFLQVEDTKWTFVTGIVNDMLVLSVRNLGYSRNAGEFVRRYFGDIGSAGGHRAMAKAVVPFAAFAKRHGARTPAQINAAVAAMAEQFIHDTPAGKKDEQSKKEEPKAALVP
- a CDS encoding aminotransferase class I/II-fold pyridoxal phosphate-dependent enzyme — translated: MTRPALSTRLIHTAEGAMPGACPLTTPVYETTTFVFESTRDVQAYIEGGTDRYFYTRYDNPSLRSLEMKLAEAEDAEAAMVFSSGMGAVATTIMSLVSAGDEVVCSAAIYGGTLHLLQSFLTRFGVTTRFVELDQMRDPTFVIGPQTRLVWFESPINPTLRCLDIARVAAACRAAGVTSVIDNTFATPYNQRPLRLGVDLVMHSVTKYLNGHSDVTGGAVMGSRVLIDGLLPGRKLVGALMDPGAASLVARGLKTLDVRMERHNANALALARAFEGDARVAAVSYPGLASHPDHAIAAAQMRGFGGMVTLDLAGGFDAAARFFDRLTVFKRAASLGGVESLCSLPVLSSQYGWTDDQLARAGVTRGMVRLSVGIEGVDDLVADVDQALG
- a CDS encoding transcription elongation factor GreA; the protein is MLEVKAQLLRKFEDEISALDRELKTELPKEIQRARELGDLRENAEYQAAKERQTFLQARIGMLKKRMADISLINLDKIPQGRVAFGSTVTLRENGETVVYQLVMPEDADAAKGLISTASPIGRALLGKEEGDDVTVPTPNGQRIFELVKLVTIHD